The Quercus lobata isolate SW786 chromosome 9, ValleyOak3.0 Primary Assembly, whole genome shotgun sequence region GATTGCAATGGTGACAGATGCTAATAATAAGATTTATCCAGTAGCCTTCGCCGTTGTCGAGAGCGAGAGCACAGAGACTTGGGGTTGGTTCTTGGGTTGTATAAGAACGTATGTTACCGACCGGAGACATCTGTGTGTCATATCTGATAGACACCCTGGGATACAAGCTATCTTTAGAGACACTAATCGAGACTTTTCCCTCCGGCCTCCCATGACAGAACATCGTTACTGCTTTCGTCATCTATGTAGTAACGTCAACACTAGATGGAACAATGAAACTTTAAAGAATCTAGTATGGAGGGTAGCAAGTGCTACCCAGGAGCGAAAGTTCAATGCCACCTTCGAGTTAATTGAGAATGTCAACCGGGATGCGCACCAATGTCTGAAGGATGTGCCCAAAGAGAAATGGGCTCTAACTTTTGACAAGGGTTATCGTTATGGGGCGATGACTACAAACGTCTCCGAGTACTTCAATGGTGTTCTAAAGGGTGCTCGTAGCCTGCCCATTACGGCAATGGTGAAATACACATGGTTCAAATTGAATTCTTACTTCGATGATCGTCGCAATAAGAGCATAGCACAGTtaaattcgggacaaaaatggACTAAATATGCCTTGGATATATTCATGAGAAATAAGGCGAAGGCGGAGCATCACAGGGTGACAAGATTGAGCGCGCAACAACAATCATATCTAGTAGATACACCGCATACTTATGCAAGTGATGGACATGGGGATCACACACATGGAGTTAATTTGTTGCAAAGAACTTGAACATGTCAGAAATGGAAGCTATACAAGATACCATGTTCACATGTCATTGCAGTTTGTATTAGGTATCGACAT contains the following coding sequences:
- the LOC115961607 gene encoding uncharacterized protein LOC115961607, giving the protein MVSCEDDSCPWSVRAICCKGDSVWKIAKCKGPHTCDKIQNAHDGRMIDLVFLAYVLERYIREDRTYKIKNLRHVALADLKHEVSHYKVWDAKQKAVAAIYGDFKESYAELPRFLAGLKDASPGTKYKLLVDNNYERGTCTFKSVFWAFRPCIVGFKKCRPVISIDVTHLYGKYKGKLMIAMVTDANNKIYPVAFAVVESESTETWGWFLGCIRTYVTDRRHLCVISDRHPGIQAIFRDTNRDFSLRPPMTEHRYCFRHLCSNVNTRWNNETLKNLVWRVASATQERKFNATFELIENVNRDAHQCLKDVPKEKWALTFDKGYRYGAMTTNVSEYFNGVLKGARSLPITAMVKYTWFKLNSYFDDRRNKSIAQLNSGQKWTKYALDIFMRNKAKAEHHRVTRLSAQQQSYLVDTPHTYASDGHGDHTHGVNLLQRT